In a genomic window of Terriglobia bacterium:
- the dprA gene encoding DNA-processing protein DprA: MSDAAPQNATETQFAWLALTMTPQMGPTRSRRLVERLGSAEAVFRASLTELEACGIPAPAAQGLALGASKQSAEQELARAAAAGVELLCLDDPDYPEPLKNIYDPPVILYIRGNRGTLNAPGIAVVGTRHPTPYGLGMAERLACDLTARGLILFSGLARGVDSAAHRGAVNARGQTVGVLGTGVDVIYPRENKKLAEQMLSLGGALISEFPLGTAPTPQNFPIRNRIISGLSVGVLVVEAGEYSGTRITARCALEQCREVFAVPGNVTNRLSWGPNTLIKQGAKLVATWEDVWEELPSQLRLRLQPSGDVAASSKPETASLFPGQPELSPNERKVFSLIKSDTASHIDELVERLEPDLSASQIFAALFELELAGRIRQMPGKNFVRAF, encoded by the coding sequence ATGTCCGATGCCGCACCACAGAACGCAACAGAAACCCAGTTCGCCTGGCTCGCACTCACCATGACGCCGCAGATGGGGCCGACGCGCTCTCGGCGCCTGGTCGAGCGGTTGGGCTCAGCCGAGGCCGTCTTCCGCGCCTCGCTCACCGAACTGGAAGCGTGTGGCATTCCTGCTCCGGCGGCACAGGGACTGGCCCTCGGCGCCTCGAAACAATCAGCCGAGCAAGAGCTTGCCCGGGCGGCGGCGGCCGGAGTCGAATTGCTCTGCCTCGACGATCCCGATTATCCCGAGCCGCTCAAGAACATCTACGATCCGCCCGTCATCCTTTATATACGCGGGAATCGCGGAACGCTGAACGCCCCTGGGATCGCCGTGGTCGGCACCCGTCACCCTACACCCTATGGCCTGGGAATGGCCGAGAGGCTGGCCTGCGACCTGACGGCCCGTGGGCTCATCCTATTTAGTGGGCTTGCCCGTGGGGTAGATTCGGCCGCGCATCGCGGTGCCGTCAATGCCCGAGGCCAGACGGTTGGCGTGCTCGGCACCGGGGTCGACGTCATTTATCCCCGCGAGAACAAGAAATTAGCCGAGCAGATGCTCTCGCTCGGTGGTGCGCTGATCAGCGAGTTTCCGCTCGGAACCGCGCCCACGCCGCAGAATTTCCCGATTCGCAATCGCATCATTAGCGGGCTCTCCGTTGGCGTGTTGGTTGTGGAAGCCGGCGAATACAGCGGTACGCGCATCACCGCCCGCTGCGCGCTGGAACAGTGTCGCGAAGTCTTCGCAGTGCCCGGTAATGTCACGAACCGGCTATCGTGGGGACCGAACACGCTCATCAAGCAAGGCGCCAAACTGGTTGCGACGTGGGAAGACGTTTGGGAAGAATTGCCGAGCCAGTTGCGCCTGCGTCTGCAACCTTCGGGGGATGTCGCTGCATCGTCCAAGCCCGAGACTGCATCTCTATTCCCCGGGCAGCCGGAACTGTCGCCCAACGAAAGGAAGGTGTTTTCGCTCATCAAGTCCGACACGGCCTCGCACATCGACGAACTCGTCGAGCGCCTGGAACCCGATCTCTCCGCCTCGCAAATCTTCGCGGCACTCTTTGAACTGGAACTGGCAGGAAGGATCCGGCAGATGCCGGGGAAGAATTTTGTGAGAGCTTTCTAG
- a CDS encoding four helix bundle protein encodes MSDYRNLEVWQRAHRATLNIYNATEKFPKSEMFGLTSQMRRAALSIACNIVEGLGRHSDRELVRFLRISIGSADELEYQLLVAKDLRYITEVEHEKLQVEVKRVGRMLTSLASRVLARVSSG; translated from the coding sequence ATGAGCGACTACAGGAATCTCGAAGTATGGCAAAGAGCACATCGCGCCACCTTGAACATCTACAACGCGACAGAGAAGTTTCCGAAGTCGGAGATGTTCGGCCTGACAAGCCAAATGAGACGGGCAGCGTTGTCGATTGCGTGCAACATCGTAGAAGGACTTGGACGGCATAGTGACCGCGAGTTGGTGCGCTTTCTGAGAATCTCGATTGGCTCTGCCGATGAGTTGGAGTATCAGTTGCTGGTCGCGAAAGACTTGCGATACATAACAGAGGTAGAACACGAAAAACTTCAAGTAGAAGTCAAGCGAGTCGGCAGAATGCTAACGAGTCTCGCGTCGCGCGTTTTGGCAAGAGTGTCTTCAGGCTGA